Proteins encoded together in one Bactrocera neohumeralis isolate Rockhampton chromosome 4, APGP_CSIRO_Bneo_wtdbg2-racon-allhic-juicebox.fasta_v2, whole genome shotgun sequence window:
- the LOC126756481 gene encoding glutathione S-transferase 1-1-like, with translation MDFYYIIESAPCRSILMLAQSLGVELNRKILSLKNGEHLTPEFLKINPQHTIPTLVDNGHSVWESRAILIYLAEAYGKDDSLYPKCPKKRAVVNQRLFFDLNLYGCFGDYYYPVARDKQTPVPERLTKLEGQLEFLNTFLDGQTYAANDSLSLADFTLFASVSTFVVCGIDVSKYPNIVSWLENLSKTLPGADENQKGCDLMKVYFK, from the coding sequence ATGGATTTCTACTACATCATCGAATCTGCGCCCTGTCGCTCTATTCTAATGCTCGCCCAATCATTGGGTGTTGAATTGAATCGCAAGATCTTAAGTTTGAAGAATGGTGAGCACTTGACACCCGAATTCCTGAAGATCAATCCGCAACATACCATTCCCACATTGGTGGACAATGGCCACTCGGTTTGGGAATCACGCGCCATACTCATTTACTTGGCCGAAGCATATGGCAAAGATGACTCGCTGTACCCGAAATGCCCCAAAAAGCGGGCTGTTGTCAACCAGCGTCTATTCTTCGACCTCAACTTGTATGGTTGCTTTGGCGATTACTACTATCCCGTCGCTAGAGATAAGCAAACGCCGGTGCCAGAGCGCTTGACCAAACTTGAGGGTCAATTGGAATTCTTAAACACATTCTTGGACGGGCAAACGTACGCCGCTAACGATAGTTTGTCGCTTGCCGACTTCACTTTGTTTGCCTCTGTCTCGACGTTTGTCGTGTGCGGTATTGATGTGAGCAAATACCCAAATATTGTCAGCTGGTTGGAGAACCTCAGCAAAACACTGCCCGGCGCAGACGAAAATCAAAAAGGTTGTGATTTAATGAAGGTATATTTTAAGTAG